CAAAGCAAGGGCACATTTTATTTGGATACCCATCTACATTAAAAATAGGCAATCATTCCATGAGTAAAACTTTGTTAGGAATTCATACGTTTCACAAAAATGTCGCAAATGCTGGCAGCTGGAGGTTTTCTTCATATTGCCACCATAAGAGCAAGGTGCCAGCTGGCATCCTTCATTGTAAATGTGGGGAACCAgtgtgtaaaaatattgataagtTTGCCAAGAAAGATGGATATCATATTTTCTTCCCTCATTCATCAAGTCATAGGTGTTACAGTTTGATTCATTCTCATAATCCTTGTGCATCTTCAAAGTGTTCTGACATAGCAGAAAATCCCAAAGAAATCATTTTGGAAGAAAAATCTGCGATCTCTCCAAGTGCCCTTCCCAGTGCCAAAAATGTGGATAATCAGCTAATACATAAAGGGAGACTTTTTAATAAGCTCCAACTTTGTGAGACAAAAGAGGAATATCGTAAACATGAAGAATACTCTTGCAAGGAATCTTGCCATTTTACCTCAACCAATGTTGAGGATAACAATATTGTTCATGTATCTGATAGCAATATTGATGAAGAGACTACTTCAAGCATTCAAATAGCTAGGTCCATGACGAGTAATTGTTGCGTAGAAAAGGAATTAGATGAGGCAGGTGGTTATGACAAGGGGCTGACCCATTTGGATGAGAAAGGAAATGCTCGAATGGTAGACATAGGAGGGAAAGCATCGAGTTCAAGAGTGGCTGTTGCTCGTAGTGTCCTCTGGGTTGGAGAGAAGGCTGGGATCCTGATCCGAGATGGAGGTATAGAGAAAGGAAATGTATTTGGAGTGGCAAGAGTTGCAGGCATAATGGCAGCAAAATCAACTTCTTCTCTGATTCCTTTATGCCACCAGGTAATTACAATCTAAGAAATCTCTCTTATTAAACACATACTATGTGAcactatttttaatgatatagcgtgaatatttatgaatatttcaactGTAAATATTGCTATGAAAATTTGTTTTAGCCCTTCCTTCACATTGGAGAAGtttattttatacttattgcAGCA
The DNA window shown above is from Ischnura elegans chromosome 4, ioIscEleg1.1, whole genome shotgun sequence and carries:
- the LOC124157838 gene encoding molybdenum cofactor biosynthesis protein 1 isoform X2; this encodes MNGEEFGEGRRSNLQINYRVNTNILVDSRISVICELLSKQGHILFGYPSTLKIGNHSMSKTLLGIHTFHKNVANAGSWRFSSYCHHKSKVPAGILHCKCGEPVCKNIDKFAKKDGYHIFFPHSSSHRCYSLIHSHNPCASSKCSDIAENPKEIILEEKSAISPSALPSAKNVDNQLIHKGRLFNKLQLCETKEEYRKHEEYSCKESCHFTSTNVEDNNIVHVSDSNIDEETTSSIQIARSMTSNCCVEKELDEAGGYDKGLTHLDEKGNARMVDIGGKASSSRVAVARSVLWVGEKAGILIRDGGIEKGNVFGVARVAGIMAAKSTSSLIPLCHQVALTSVKVDLRLDTRTWEVVTLAHVSCEGSTGVEMEALVACSIASLTVYDMVKAVAGRSGMAIRETCLVLKEGGRKGDYLYGDGGWGREWPD